A single window of Microbispora hainanensis DNA harbors:
- a CDS encoding cellulose-binding domain-containing protein produces the protein MTSRTRTGAGVIGALAGVVALAGVAVAPAAQAATGCAVTYTTNDWPGGFTAAITIQNLGSAINGWSLGFAFPASGQKVDTGWSATFSQSGQNVTATNVDYNAAIATGASVSIGFNGSWSGSNPKPASFTLNGVTCTGSITTSSPSPTATPSPSPSVTPTRSPSPSPTPSPTPSSGALYVSPNGRDGAAGTQSDPTTLTAAITRVAPGGTIYLRGGRYDFTQTITIAPGNNGTSNARKTLSAYPGETPVLNFSAQSESSSNRGLTLNGSYWHVYGIVVERAGDNGIYIGGSNNIIERTITRYNRDTGLQLGRIASDTPRDQWPSNNLILSSESHDNADSDGEDADGFAAKLTTGTGNVFRYDVSHNNIDDGWDLYTKTDTGAIGPVTIEDSLAYNNGTLSNGGQSGNGDRNGYKLGGDKIAVNHVVRRNIAYRNGHHGFTYNSNPGTMTISDNAGIDNAERNFSFDTGTSVFRGNTSCRSGSGSNDKTVGNVDSSNQFWAGSNGSRCSSYTGALGWSFASDGHLIVTFGGRPVTS, from the coding sequence GTGACAAGCAGAACCAGAACGGGTGCCGGGGTGATCGGTGCGCTGGCCGGTGTGGTCGCCCTGGCCGGTGTGGCCGTCGCCCCGGCGGCGCAGGCCGCCACCGGGTGTGCCGTGACCTATACGACCAACGACTGGCCGGGTGGGTTCACCGCCGCCATCACGATCCAGAACCTGGGCAGCGCGATCAACGGCTGGAGTCTGGGGTTCGCGTTCCCGGCGAGTGGTCAGAAGGTGGACACCGGGTGGTCGGCCACTTTCAGTCAGAGCGGGCAGAACGTCACGGCCACGAACGTGGACTACAACGCGGCCATCGCCACCGGCGCGTCGGTGTCCATCGGCTTCAACGGCAGCTGGTCGGGGTCCAACCCCAAGCCTGCGTCGTTCACGCTCAACGGCGTCACCTGCACCGGCTCCATCACCACCTCATCACCCTCGCCGACCGCCACGCCCTCACCCTCACCTTCCGTAACGCCCACGCGCTCGCCTTCGCCTTCACCCACGCCCTCGCCCACGCCGTCGAGCGGTGCGCTGTACGTGTCGCCGAACGGCAGGGACGGCGCGGCGGGGACGCAGTCGGACCCGACGACCCTCACCGCGGCGATCACCCGCGTCGCCCCCGGCGGCACGATCTACCTGCGCGGCGGGCGCTACGACTTCACGCAGACGATCACCATCGCGCCGGGCAACAACGGCACCTCGAACGCCCGCAAGACCCTGTCCGCCTACCCCGGCGAGACTCCGGTGCTGAACTTCTCGGCGCAGAGCGAGTCGTCGTCCAACCGCGGGCTCACGCTGAACGGCTCGTACTGGCACGTGTACGGCATCGTGGTCGAGCGGGCCGGCGACAACGGGATCTACATCGGCGGCAGCAACAACATCATCGAGCGCACGATCACCCGCTACAACCGCGACACCGGGCTGCAGCTCGGGCGGATCGCCTCCGACACCCCGCGCGACCAGTGGCCGTCGAACAACCTCATCCTCAGCTCGGAGTCGCATGACAACGCCGACTCCGACGGCGAGGACGCCGACGGCTTCGCCGCCAAGCTCACCACCGGCACGGGCAACGTCTTCCGCTACGACGTGTCCCACAACAACATCGACGACGGCTGGGACCTCTACACCAAGACGGACACCGGAGCCATCGGACCGGTCACGATCGAAGACTCCCTGGCCTACAACAACGGCACCCTCAGCAACGGAGGCCAGTCCGGCAACGGCGACCGCAACGGCTACAAGCTCGGCGGCGACAAGATCGCCGTCAACCACGTGGTCCGGCGCAACATCGCCTATCGCAACGGCCACCACGGGTTCACCTACAACAGCAACCCCGGCACGATGACGATCTCGGACAACGCCGGCATCGACAACGCCGAGCGCAACTTCTCCTTCGACACCGGCACCTCGGTCTTCCGCGGCAACACCTCCTGCCGCAGCGGCAGCGGGTCCAACGACAAGACCGTCGGCAACGTGGACAGCTCCAACCAGTTCTGGGCGGGCTCGAACGGATCCCGGTGTTCCTCCTACACCGGCGCTCTCGGCTGGTCCTTCGCCTCGGACGGCCACCTCATCGTGACCTTCGGCGGCAGGCCGGTCACGTCCTGA